From Azospirillum brasilense, one genomic window encodes:
- a CDS encoding helix-turn-helix domain-containing protein yields MADTTKLSPAAQAALAAVDWKAIDAMTDDDIARQIAANPDAVDLGDAPPGALRVVHPPGGVAVRALRAKLDMTQAEFAACFGFSVGAVRDWEQGRKQPDAQARVLLRLIDQAPDMVADAVRAVAA; encoded by the coding sequence ATGGCTGACACGACCAAGCTTTCACCGGCGGCCCAGGCCGCCCTGGCGGCGGTGGACTGGAAAGCCATTGATGCGATGACCGACGACGACATTGCGCGCCAGATCGCCGCCAACCCCGACGCGGTGGACCTCGGCGACGCGCCACCGGGAGCGCTGCGCGTGGTGCACCCGCCCGGCGGCGTGGCCGTGCGGGCGCTCCGCGCCAAGCTCGATATGACACAGGCCGAGTTCGCCGCCTGCTTCGGGTTCTCGGTCGGTGCGGTGCGCGATTGGGAACAGGGGCGCAAGCAACCCGACGCGCAAGCCCGCGTGCTGTTGCGGCTGATCGACCAAGCCCCCGATATGGTGGCCGACGCGGTGCGTGCTGTCGCCGCCTGA
- a CDS encoding integrase catalytic domain-containing protein encodes MGQRSDDPPGDPRWSEAARLATQLDRILDRFPPHSEARAAAIDDLAARLKRTPQTIRSYLRKYGQRRLVRDLLRDDSGRGPRLPPETEGIVKTILDQKHLTPEGCSLNEAMIVINGRLEQAGLKPVSFNTVKSRLWKHWTAEEVARRRGDRTAARKHRRRGGALVPDYPLQVCQIDETEIDVLAVDDEGNLLRRLWVIVLVDVLTHMILGFWLWPRSANREAIGLCIQHAIRPKGAYFQKFGIEATDVFGRPERIISDRAAWYKSLQDNRSLEDLRVVVEPRRGEPHIRGVVERLQGSINQQLRKGRGQTGRSVADRGDYPAKERACLTYEQIETAVAITAFRICNGEMDEKTRKRPDLEWGKHACRIPEHLLTVDWEAVQLAFLPERACRLSSKGIPAFGLTYWEDEDPRLAELYANRGRESLRIKVNRNDVSHIYVRHPSWESWVAVPRADGLLTPLTAWEWEAQKERERAEAETSWMERGKSREMVDAALTPTAGTGRKPRVSRKAASEAVAARVAGDAPKPHASEMALNRLKTSGDGLGRLPVVDDCFDVEPWGNA; translated from the coding sequence ATGGGGCAGCGATCCGACGACCCACCGGGCGACCCACGCTGGTCCGAGGCCGCGCGCCTCGCCACACAGCTCGACCGTATCCTTGATCGCTTTCCGCCGCACAGCGAGGCGCGTGCCGCCGCCATCGACGATCTGGCCGCCCGGCTGAAGCGGACGCCGCAGACGATCCGCAGCTACCTCCGCAAGTACGGCCAGCGCCGCCTGGTCCGCGACCTGTTGCGGGACGATTCCGGCCGCGGCCCGAGGCTGCCACCGGAGACCGAGGGCATCGTCAAAACGATCCTCGACCAAAAGCACCTCACCCCCGAAGGGTGTTCCCTGAACGAGGCGATGATCGTGATCAACGGCCGGTTGGAGCAAGCTGGGCTCAAGCCGGTCTCGTTCAACACGGTGAAGAGCCGCCTTTGGAAGCATTGGACCGCCGAAGAGGTTGCGCGCCGCCGCGGCGATCGGACTGCGGCGCGGAAACATCGGCGGCGTGGCGGCGCGCTGGTGCCCGATTATCCGCTTCAGGTCTGCCAGATCGACGAGACGGAGATCGACGTCCTTGCCGTCGACGATGAGGGCAACCTCCTGAGGCGGCTCTGGGTCATCGTGCTGGTCGATGTGCTGACTCACATGATCCTGGGGTTCTGGCTGTGGCCGCGCTCGGCCAACCGGGAGGCCATCGGCTTGTGCATTCAGCACGCCATTCGGCCGAAAGGAGCTTACTTCCAGAAATTCGGCATCGAGGCCACGGATGTCTTCGGCCGGCCGGAGCGGATCATTTCGGACCGGGCGGCTTGGTACAAGTCTCTCCAGGACAATCGGAGCCTGGAGGACCTGCGCGTCGTGGTGGAGCCACGGCGCGGCGAACCGCACATCCGAGGCGTCGTCGAACGTCTCCAGGGTTCGATCAATCAGCAGCTCCGCAAGGGCCGAGGACAAACAGGCCGTTCTGTCGCCGACCGCGGCGATTACCCGGCCAAGGAACGCGCCTGCCTCACCTACGAGCAGATCGAGACGGCGGTCGCCATCACCGCGTTCCGCATCTGCAACGGAGAGATGGACGAGAAGACCCGGAAGCGCCCCGACCTCGAATGGGGCAAACACGCTTGCCGGATTCCCGAGCATCTTCTGACCGTCGACTGGGAGGCGGTGCAGCTCGCTTTCCTGCCGGAACGAGCATGCCGCCTGTCCAGCAAGGGGATTCCGGCCTTTGGTCTCACCTACTGGGAGGACGAGGATCCCCGACTGGCCGAGCTTTACGCCAACCGCGGCCGGGAATCGCTGCGCATCAAGGTCAACCGCAACGATGTCAGCCACATCTACGTACGGCATCCGTCGTGGGAGTCGTGGGTCGCGGTGCCGCGGGCTGACGGCTTGCTCACGCCCCTGACGGCTTGGGAGTGGGAGGCGCAGAAGGAACGAGAGCGGGCTGAAGCCGAAACCAGTTGGATGGAGCGGGGAAAGTCACGCGAGATGGTCGACGCGGCCCTGACGCCGACGGCGGGAACCGGGCGCAAACCGCGCGTCAGCCGGAAGGCCGCCAGTGAGGCGGTGGCGGCGCGCGTCGCTGGCGATGCCCCCAAGCCCCACGCATCAGAGATGGCGCTCAATCGCCTCAAGACGTCCGGCGATGGACTGGGCCGCTTGCCGGTGGTCGACGACTGTTTCGATGTGGAACCCTGGGGGAATGCATGA
- the istB gene encoding IS21-like element helper ATPase IstB, protein MSPSDPIDAARLSLALGDLRLPAIKLIWPEFAVRADKEGWPAARFLAALTEHEMAERARRRIERHLDEARLPPGKTLETFEFGALPMVSKAQVMALTAEDSWLEKGANLILFGPPGGGKSHLAAAIGYALVENGWRVLFARTTDLVQKLQIARRDLALESAIAKLDKYHLLILDDFAYVNKDQAETSVIFELIGTRYERRSLLITANQPFGEWGRIFPNQAMTLAAIDRLVHHATIFEMNVESYRRRAALERKRGPGRPPSRATINANQIDAPRQEA, encoded by the coding sequence ATGAGCCCGTCCGATCCCATCGACGCCGCCCGCCTGTCGCTGGCGCTGGGCGACCTGCGCCTGCCCGCGATCAAGCTGATCTGGCCGGAGTTCGCCGTCCGTGCCGACAAGGAGGGCTGGCCGGCCGCCCGCTTCCTTGCCGCGCTGACCGAGCATGAAATGGCCGAACGGGCCCGGCGCCGCATCGAACGTCACCTCGACGAGGCCCGCCTGCCGCCGGGCAAGACGCTGGAGACCTTCGAGTTCGGCGCCCTGCCGATGGTCAGCAAGGCCCAGGTCATGGCGCTCACCGCCGAGGACAGCTGGCTGGAAAAGGGCGCCAACCTGATCCTGTTCGGGCCGCCCGGCGGCGGCAAAAGCCATCTCGCCGCCGCCATCGGCTACGCGTTGGTGGAAAACGGCTGGCGCGTCCTGTTCGCCCGGACCACCGACCTCGTGCAGAAGCTGCAGATCGCCCGCCGCGACCTTGCTTTGGAATCGGCGATCGCCAAGCTCGACAAGTACCACCTCCTGATCCTCGACGACTTCGCCTACGTCAACAAGGACCAGGCCGAAACCAGCGTCATCTTCGAGTTGATCGGAACCCGCTACGAGCGCCGCTCGCTGTTGATAACGGCCAACCAGCCGTTCGGCGAGTGGGGGCGGATCTTTCCCAATCAGGCCATGACCCTGGCTGCCATCGACCGGCTCGTTCACCACGCCACCATCTTCGAGATGAACGTCGAAAGCTATCGGCGGCGAGCCGCCCTGGAGCGCAAACGCGGACCGGGACGCCCGCCCTCCCGCGCGACAATCAACGCCAACCAGATTGACGCGCCACGACAGGAGGCTTGA
- the istB gene encoding IS21-like element helper ATPase IstB gives MSAATLDGGPATLDRIRQYLVGLKMPRALEALEHILRRLERGEISALEAIDALLGEELTLREGRRVKAALKIGRLTTIKTLTGFDFSFQPSLDRDRIMTLAQLDFVDRHEVVHFLGQPGCGKTHLAIALGVEAVKAGRSVYFATLADIVGSLAKAEREGTLRERLRFLCRPQLLIVDEIGYLPVIAGGGNLFFQLVNARYERGAMILTSNRGFSEWGDVFGGTVVASALLDRLLHHAVVVQIEGASYRLRRHAELIPENTRIRPITTPPPAPRRRGRPPKARPADPETNP, from the coding sequence ATGAGCGCCGCAACCCTGGACGGCGGCCCGGCCACTCTCGACCGCATCCGCCAGTATCTGGTCGGGCTGAAGATGCCGCGCGCGCTCGAGGCACTGGAGCACATCCTGCGCCGCCTGGAGCGCGGCGAGATCTCCGCCCTGGAGGCCATCGACGCCCTGCTCGGCGAGGAGCTGACCTTGCGCGAAGGGCGCCGCGTCAAGGCGGCGCTGAAGATCGGCCGGCTGACCACCATTAAGACGCTGACCGGCTTCGACTTCTCCTTCCAGCCCTCGCTCGACCGCGACCGCATCATGACCCTGGCGCAGCTCGACTTCGTCGACCGGCACGAGGTGGTCCACTTCCTCGGCCAGCCCGGCTGCGGCAAGACGCATCTGGCGATCGCGCTGGGGGTTGAGGCGGTCAAGGCTGGGCGCTCGGTCTACTTCGCCACCCTGGCCGACATCGTCGGTTCGCTGGCCAAGGCCGAGCGGGAGGGAACCCTGCGTGAGCGCCTGCGCTTCCTGTGCCGGCCGCAGCTGCTGATCGTCGACGAGATCGGCTATCTGCCGGTCATCGCCGGCGGCGGCAACCTGTTCTTCCAGCTCGTGAACGCCCGTTACGAGCGCGGCGCTATGATCCTGACCTCCAACCGCGGCTTTTCCGAATGGGGCGACGTCTTCGGCGGCACCGTCGTCGCCTCGGCGCTGCTGGATCGCCTGCTTCACCACGCCGTCGTCGTCCAGATCGAAGGCGCCAGTTACCGCTTGCGCCGCCACGCCGAGTTGATCCCGGAAAACACCCGAATCCGCCCGATCACCACCCCGCCACCGGCGCCGCGTCGCCGGGGCCGACCACCGAAAGCGAGGCCCGCCGACCCCGAAACCAATCCATGA
- a CDS encoding BrnT family toxin: protein MRHKQPTPPSAVSSLGPDAGKLTVPSGLAARSPWTSLRPSRIFHLVITHRWDPVKAALNLANHGVPFELAEVLFTGPVQEVTDIRRDYGEVRIQAYGRINGRLFQCVYTWRDDGRTRWIISFRKANKREERRYG, encoded by the coding sequence TTGCGGCATAAGCAGCCGACCCCGCCATCCGCCGTGTCCTCGCTCGGCCCGGATGCCGGCAAGTTGACGGTGCCGTCTGGACTAGCCGCACGTTCCCCCTGGACATCACTGCGGCCCAGCCGTATATTCCATCTCGTGATCACGCACCGTTGGGACCCCGTCAAAGCCGCCCTGAACCTTGCCAACCACGGGGTGCCGTTCGAACTGGCGGAAGTCCTGTTTACCGGCCCGGTGCAGGAAGTGACGGACATCCGCCGCGATTACGGCGAAGTCCGTATTCAGGCCTATGGCCGCATCAACGGCCGCCTGTTTCAATGCGTGTACACGTGGAGGGACGATGGGCGCACCCGCTGGATCATTTCCTTTCGCAAAGCCAACAAACGCGAGGAACGCCGCTATGGCTGA
- a CDS encoding transposase family protein encodes MLFDPHAVLPAGLSVVQFLPTVDRIVLVAKPTAREAVCPLCGHVSARVHSTYVRRLADLPWQGKRAELQVFARRFRCSVITCRRRIFTERLPDVALPKARRTPRLAQAQRDIGLAAGGEPGSRLARRLAMPVSGDTLLRLIRAAPTAAYPPPRVVGVDEWAWRRGLRYGSASSPPSWRCSSTAILMLRASWREP; translated from the coding sequence TTGCTTTTCGATCCCCACGCCGTTCTTCCAGCTGGTCTCTCTGTTGTTCAGTTTCTCCCAACCGTGGATCGCATTGTTCTCGTCGCTAAGCCGACGGCAAGGGAGGCCGTCTGCCCGTTGTGCGGCCACGTGTCCGCTCGCGTTCACAGCACCTACGTGCGCCGGCTCGCCGATCTGCCCTGGCAGGGCAAACGCGCGGAACTCCAGGTTTTTGCACGTCGGTTCCGCTGTTCGGTCATCACGTGCCGGCGCCGCATCTTCACCGAGCGCCTGCCGGATGTTGCCCTGCCCAAGGCCCGACGCACGCCCCGTCTGGCCCAGGCGCAACGGGACATCGGCTTGGCTGCGGGGGGCGAGCCCGGATCGCGTTTGGCGCGCCGCCTCGCCATGCCGGTCAGCGGCGACACGCTGCTGCGCCTGATCCGCGCTGCTCCGACCGCAGCGTACCCGCCGCCGCGCGTGGTCGGTGTGGACGAATGGGCGTGGCGACGCGGTCTGCGCTACGGCAGCGCATCCTCACCTCCTTCATGGAGGTGCTCCTCTACTGCGATCTTAATGCTGCGAGCAAGCTGGCGCGAGCCCTGA
- a CDS encoding helix-turn-helix domain-containing protein has product MVLEDAAAAVRLDHGPAVNPRVLRDHDLGIATGPSNPDVARAALVLALLRHLLRRSPRHLFRPARLLAGAGHRRPAAATRIPGPGRLPAWTGLFVPDRAAIHDALVEALDPVWLGELEHQPPLVAAARFVGHWHRCGAAALLGGTPGRQLAAAWLVRAGLLEAPLPLMSVGWLGARAAYTPDDPALWPGRFAEAVTRAAERGLQLHRNLDSWRDRLQEAAGEARRASALPRAVEVLVARPGVSATALAAALGVTPRAAQTLLDGLRRRGLVADLTGRQAFRVWTAPERL; this is encoded by the coding sequence ATGGTGCTCGAGGACGCCGCCGCCGCCGTCCGCCTCGATCACGGGCCGGCGGTCAATCCCCGCGTCCTGCGCGACCACGACCTCGGGATCGCCACCGGCCCGTCCAACCCCGACGTTGCCCGGGCCGCCCTGGTGCTCGCCCTGCTGCGCCATCTGCTGCGCCGGTCGCCGCGCCACCTCTTCCGCCCGGCCCGGCTGCTCGCCGGCGCCGGCCACCGCCGCCCGGCCGCGGCCACCCGGATACCCGGTCCCGGCCGGCTGCCCGCCTGGACCGGGCTTTTCGTCCCCGACCGTGCGGCGATCCACGACGCCCTGGTCGAGGCGCTCGACCCGGTGTGGCTCGGGGAGCTGGAGCACCAGCCGCCGCTGGTCGCCGCCGCCCGCTTCGTCGGGCACTGGCACCGCTGCGGCGCCGCCGCCCTGCTCGGCGGCACGCCCGGCCGCCAGCTCGCCGCGGCCTGGCTGGTCCGCGCCGGCCTGCTCGAGGCGCCGCTGCCGCTGATGAGCGTCGGCTGGCTCGGCGCCCGCGCCGCCTACACCCCGGACGACCCGGCGCTCTGGCCGGGCCGTTTCGCCGAGGCGGTGACACGGGCGGCGGAGCGCGGCCTGCAACTGCACCGCAACCTGGACTCTTGGCGCGACCGCCTGCAGGAGGCCGCGGGAGAAGCCCGCCGGGCCTCGGCGTTGCCGCGCGCGGTCGAGGTGCTGGTGGCGCGGCCGGGGGTGTCCGCCACCGCCCTCGCCGCCGCCCTCGGCGTCACCCCGCGCGCCGCCCAGACGCTGCTCGACGGCCTGCGCCGCCGCGGCCTGGTGGCCGACCTCACCGGACGCCAAGCCTTCCGCGTCTGGACCGCGCCGGAACGCCTGTGA
- the istA gene encoding IS21 family transposase, with product MVRLGELVMILDLARQGMSVSAIARRTGHDRKTIRKYIAKGLEPPAYKPRPPRPTLVSPFETYLRERLQAYPELSTKRLLREIRERGYEGGYTILKAVVRTIRSKPAPAFERRFETPPGKQAQVDFAFFKTTFTDEPEAERVVWLFSMVLGHSRMMWARFVARQDLPTVLRCHIAAFEAFGGVPGQILYDRMKTAVLGEAEDPDQPGRGIAYNAKLLDLAAHYGFLPKACKPYRAKTKGKVERPFRYVREDFFLARTFRNLDDLNAQFTQWLDQVANVRLHATTQRVVVEHFAEERLHLKPLPAGPFNSVLALERRVTRDGMVSVGGNLYSVPDCTRRRTVEVQVTADTVTILEDGIAVASHPALEGRGQRLIAAGHRTQPPPPNSQTPRDGAAAAPQPPGDSVTPRSLSIYDAIGRRLAGQPERVQ from the coding sequence GTGGTCAGACTTGGGGAACTCGTCATGATTCTCGATCTCGCCCGCCAGGGCATGTCGGTGTCGGCGATCGCGCGCCGCACCGGCCATGACCGCAAGACCATCCGCAAATACATCGCCAAGGGGCTGGAACCGCCGGCCTACAAGCCCCGGCCACCACGGCCGACGCTGGTCAGCCCCTTCGAGACCTACCTGCGCGAACGCCTGCAGGCCTACCCCGAACTCAGCACCAAGCGGCTGCTGCGCGAAATCCGCGAGCGCGGCTATGAAGGCGGCTATACGATCCTGAAGGCGGTGGTGCGCACCATTCGCTCCAAACCCGCCCCGGCCTTCGAGCGCCGCTTCGAAACCCCGCCCGGCAAGCAGGCCCAGGTCGACTTCGCCTTCTTCAAGACCACCTTCACCGACGAGCCCGAGGCTGAACGGGTCGTCTGGCTCTTCTCCATGGTGCTCGGCCACAGCCGCATGATGTGGGCCCGCTTCGTCGCCCGCCAGGACCTGCCGACCGTTCTGCGCTGCCACATCGCCGCCTTTGAAGCCTTCGGCGGCGTGCCCGGGCAGATCCTCTACGACCGCATGAAGACCGCCGTGCTCGGCGAGGCCGAAGACCCGGACCAGCCGGGCCGGGGCATCGCCTACAACGCCAAGCTCCTCGACTTGGCCGCCCACTACGGCTTCCTGCCCAAGGCCTGCAAGCCTTACCGCGCCAAGACCAAGGGCAAGGTCGAGCGGCCCTTCCGCTATGTGCGCGAGGACTTCTTCCTGGCCCGCACCTTCCGCAACCTCGACGACCTGAACGCCCAGTTCACCCAGTGGCTGGACCAGGTAGCCAATGTCCGCCTGCACGCCACCACCCAGCGCGTCGTCGTCGAGCATTTCGCCGAGGAGCGCCTCCACCTCAAACCGCTGCCGGCCGGCCCCTTCAACAGCGTGCTGGCCCTGGAACGCCGCGTCACCCGCGACGGCATGGTGTCGGTCGGCGGCAACCTCTACTCCGTGCCGGATTGCACCCGCCGGCGGACGGTGGAGGTGCAGGTCACCGCCGACACCGTCACCATCCTGGAGGACGGCATAGCCGTCGCATCCCACCCGGCGCTGGAAGGACGAGGCCAGCGGCTCATCGCCGCCGGGCACCGCACCCAGCCCCCTCCGCCCAACAGCCAGACACCCCGGGATGGCGCCGCCGCTGCGCCGCAGCCGCCGGGCGACAGCGTCACGCCGCGCTCGCTGAGCATCTACGACGCCATCGGCCGCCGCCTCGCCGGCCAGCCGGAGCGCGTCCAATGA
- a CDS encoding formylglycine-generating enzyme family protein, whose amino-acid sequence MEAAVWQHPAIASPSSVAATLDPDMTPGLRQGFAAESDAVQRSVLAILRQWRGKLSADVWFEEILSLSPDSRRHLPDIADLDAAAARFDGFSRRALAFNDPAARADAMMAVGRLLRRVPSSLHGDPRVGEAFERLKFLAHQDELDDGEALPLQSGGLDPRVIPARPGAARRRIDLRQRGDGIVADLPDPNKDSPGSLLVSVQTINGVMVVGEDDPVRPEEDRDAFWKTSIPPSWAEDWGLDDFGAWVTFRVKSVIQRMRWIPPGSFRMGSPEGEAERFEDEGPQHAVTLSRGFWLFDTACSQALWRVVMGKNSSRFQNDERCPAENVPWNDVQKFLKRINRLLPGLSLDLPTEAQWEYACRAGTAAPFSFGETITSDQVNYDGSRSYRDGPKGRFRQRTVPVGSLPPNPWGLHEMHGNVWEWCADGWRDYIGEAVTDPRGPETDDAGRVLRDGSWIGDARYVRAAIRLRSPPDGRLVGIGFRCVSSPASRDGGAEPAAPAWPRLAERRGAQGTAGAAVLKMESGGRCPLPMAPAVRIVTDQEEVRLERLTRPSWADAVGRDRFGLWADFAVPPLRGGDPVVQRLRWIAPGRFLMGSPEDEAERSNNEGPQHEVTLSRGFWLFDTACSQALWHAVMGENPSRFRDDGRCPVEQVNWTDVQGFLKRINRHLSGLSLELPTEAQWEYACRAGAVSPFSFGETVTPDQVNYDGNHPYRDGPRGRYRRRTAPVGSLPPNPWGLHEMHGNVWEWCAGGWRDYTIGAVIDPHEAEVAGAGCILRGGSWIDVARSVRAAVRSRYHSDGRSFDIGFRCASGSV is encoded by the coding sequence TTGGAGGCCGCCGTCTGGCAACATCCGGCGATCGCCAGCCCGTCCAGCGTCGCAGCGACCCTGGACCCCGACATGACGCCGGGCCTGCGCCAGGGCTTCGCCGCCGAAAGCGACGCGGTGCAACGGAGCGTCCTGGCCATCCTGCGCCAATGGCGGGGCAAGCTATCGGCGGACGTCTGGTTCGAGGAGATCCTGAGCCTGTCGCCGGATTCCCGGCGTCATTTGCCGGACATCGCCGATCTGGACGCGGCGGCAGCGCGTTTCGACGGTTTCAGCCGGCGCGCGTTGGCCTTCAACGATCCGGCGGCGCGCGCGGACGCGATGATGGCCGTCGGCCGCTTGTTGCGGCGGGTGCCGTCGTCCCTTCACGGCGATCCCAGGGTTGGCGAGGCGTTCGAGCGCCTGAAATTTTTAGCCCATCAAGACGAGTTGGATGACGGGGAAGCGCTGCCGCTCCAGTCCGGCGGTTTGGATCCGCGCGTCATTCCGGCCCGGCCCGGCGCGGCCCGGCGGCGGATCGATCTGCGGCAGCGGGGCGATGGGATCGTGGCAGACCTACCCGATCCAAACAAGGACTCTCCGGGCAGCCTTTTGGTGAGCGTCCAGACGATCAACGGGGTGATGGTTGTCGGCGAGGATGATCCCGTACGCCCAGAAGAGGACCGCGACGCCTTCTGGAAGACCAGCATTCCGCCCTCTTGGGCGGAGGATTGGGGATTGGACGATTTCGGCGCCTGGGTCACGTTCCGCGTCAAGAGTGTGATTCAGAGAATGCGCTGGATACCGCCGGGCAGCTTTCGGATGGGATCGCCGGAGGGCGAGGCGGAACGGTTCGAAGATGAAGGTCCACAGCACGCGGTGACACTGTCGCGTGGCTTCTGGCTGTTCGACACGGCCTGTTCCCAGGCGCTCTGGCGAGTGGTGATGGGCAAGAATTCGAGTCGCTTTCAGAACGACGAGCGCTGCCCGGCAGAAAATGTCCCTTGGAACGATGTCCAAAAGTTTCTCAAACGGATCAACCGTCTCCTTCCCGGCCTGTCGCTGGACCTGCCGACAGAGGCGCAGTGGGAATACGCCTGCCGGGCCGGGACGGCGGCACCGTTCAGTTTCGGCGAAACGATCACGTCGGATCAGGTAAATTACGATGGAAGCCGTTCCTATCGGGACGGACCGAAGGGACGGTTTCGGCAACGGACGGTCCCGGTGGGCAGCCTGCCGCCGAACCCGTGGGGCCTGCACGAGATGCATGGGAATGTCTGGGAATGGTGCGCGGACGGTTGGCGGGACTACATAGGGGAGGCGGTCACCGACCCGCGCGGACCGGAAACGGATGACGCCGGGCGTGTCCTTCGCGACGGTTCCTGGATCGGCGACGCTCGGTACGTCCGTGCCGCAATCCGCCTCCGGAGCCCCCCCGACGGCCGCCTCGTCGGCATCGGCTTTCGCTGTGTCTCAAGTCCGGCCAGCCGGGACGGTGGAGCGGAGCCGGCGGCCCCGGCATGGCCCCGGCTGGCGGAGCGCCGGGGTGCGCAAGGGACGGCGGGCGCCGCGGTCCTGAAGATGGAGTCCGGGGGGCGATGCCCGCTTCCCATGGCCCCCGCAGTCCGGATCGTCACCGACCAGGAAGAAGTCCGCCTGGAGCGCCTGACCCGTCCCTCCTGGGCAGACGCTGTAGGCCGCGACCGTTTCGGCCTGTGGGCCGACTTCGCGGTGCCGCCGCTGCGGGGCGGCGATCCGGTGGTGCAGCGGCTGCGCTGGATAGCGCCGGGCCGCTTTCTGATGGGCTCACCGGAGGACGAAGCGGAACGGTCCAACAATGAAGGGCCACAACATGAAGTCACGCTGAGCAGAGGCTTTTGGCTGTTCGACACGGCCTGCTCCCAGGCGCTGTGGCACGCTGTGATGGGCGAAAACCCGAGCCGTTTTCGGGATGATGGACGCTGTCCTGTGGAACAGGTGAATTGGACCGACGTCCAGGGCTTTTTGAAGCGCATCAATCGGCACCTTTCCGGCCTGTCGCTGGAGCTACCGACCGAGGCGCAGTGGGAATACGCCTGTCGGGCAGGAGCCGTGTCGCCTTTCAGCTTCGGCGAGACGGTTACGCCGGATCAGGTGAATTACGATGGGAACCATCCTTATCGGGATGGACCGCGGGGCCGATATCGGAGACGGACGGCTCCGGTGGGCAGCCTACCGCCGAATCCGTGGGGGCTGCACGAGATGCACGGGAATGTCTGGGAGTGGTGCGCAGGCGGATGGAGGGACTATACGATCGGAGCGGTCATTGATCCGCACGAGGCCGAAGTGGCTGGCGCCGGGTGTATCCTTCGCGGAGGTTCCTGGATCGACGTTGCGCGGAGCGTCCGTGCCGCGGTCCGCAGCCGATACCACTCGGACGGTCGCAGCTTCGACATCGGTTTTCGTTGCGCCTCCGGTTCGGTGTGA
- a CDS encoding transposase encodes MGDLGYRGERLAKAGAALGIAIQPIARGRNGVCIPTEIAWVVERSFGWTARYRRLNVIVERTTTHLIAFIEIAFVSILSRRLRRLIAQDSSA; translated from the coding sequence ATCGGCGATCTCGGCTATCGCGGCGAGCGCTTGGCCAAAGCCGGCGCGGCCCTCGGGATCGCGATCCAGCCGATCGCCCGCGGCCGCAATGGGGTGTGCATCCCCACCGAAATCGCTTGGGTCGTGGAACGCTCGTTCGGCTGGACCGCGCGCTACCGCCGATTGAATGTCATCGTCGAGCGGACCACGACCCACCTCATCGCTTTCATCGAGATCGCCTTCGTTTCCATCCTGTCCAGGCGTCTGCGGCGGCTGATTGCCCAGGACAGCAGCGCCTGA
- a CDS encoding formylglycine-generating enzyme family protein produces MNLGKAPNRHPLAKGHPPDWASGWGQDRYGVFVTLTVGDATQRMRWIPPGTFRMGSPEDEPGRWADEGPRHTVTLTHGFWLFDTPCTQQLWDTVMWHNRSRFRSPDRPVETTSWDDAQDFLERLNGRIPGLSLTLPTEAQWEYACRAGTEMALYSGAIAIEGENNAPALDAIAWYGGNSGGGGGDLDDGYDSSRWPEKQHPHTRVGTHPVGRKSPNPWGLYDTLGNVWEWCADGWRDYTADAVTDPRGPETSGAGRVRRGGSWIDDARLVRAAIRRRSDPASSIGFNGFRCASGPA; encoded by the coding sequence ATGAACCTTGGCAAAGCTCCCAACAGACACCCGTTGGCTAAGGGCCACCCGCCGGATTGGGCGAGTGGGTGGGGGCAGGACCGTTATGGCGTCTTCGTGACCCTCACCGTGGGTGACGCCACCCAGCGAATGCGCTGGATTCCGCCGGGAACCTTCCGGATGGGCTCGCCGGAGGATGAGCCGGGGCGGTGGGCTGACGAAGGGCCGCGGCACACGGTGACACTGACCCATGGTTTCTGGCTGTTCGATACCCCGTGCACCCAACAGCTTTGGGACACGGTCATGTGGCACAACCGCAGCCGCTTTAGATCGCCAGACCGCCCCGTAGAAACCACAAGCTGGGACGACGCTCAGGACTTTCTAGAACGCCTGAATGGCCGAATCCCCGGCTTGTCGCTGACGCTGCCGACGGAAGCGCAATGGGAATACGCCTGTCGCGCCGGGACCGAGATGGCATTGTACAGCGGGGCCATCGCGATCGAAGGAGAGAACAACGCTCCGGCGCTCGATGCGATCGCCTGGTATGGCGGAAACAGCGGCGGGGGGGGGGGCGACCTGGACGATGGCTATGACAGCTCCCGTTGGCCGGAGAAGCAACATCCCCACACACGGGTGGGGACGCATCCGGTGGGCCGCAAGTCGCCCAACCCCTGGGGGCTATACGACACGCTGGGCAATGTCTGGGAATGGTGCGCGGACGGCTGGCGGGACTACACGGCTGACGCGGTCACCGACCCGCGCGGGCCGGAAACTTCCGGTGCTGGGCGCGTTCGTCGCGGTGGTTCCTGGATCGACGACGCACGGCTCGTTCGCGCCGCGATCCGCCGCCGGAGCGACCCGGCCAGCAGCATCGGCTTTAACGGCTTTCGCTGTGCCTCCGGTCCGGCGTGA